The DNA segment AAAAGGCACCATGCTTAGGTTTTTTCACGTGTAAATGTGTCCATCAAATGTGTATACCATATGTGGTAATTTGTCCTATGTCTGAATGGGGTATACATTTTTTCTTAAACAATTATATGAAACAGTAAAATATCAGTCAAAGTATCGGCATCAGCCAATTTTGTTATCTGAATATTGTCTTATGGTGTTGACCAATAATTTTCTTATAAGTCCATCCCTACTATGTAACACTCAAATGTGATGGGATGTATAGCAATGACATGTAAATGTTGTATACGTTCTGGTTGTGTTATTTCTGGATATATTTCTCAAAAAACTCTaaacaaacatattttacaGCACTGACTAAGAGTCAATTTCATCTGGGAGGGGAAAAACAGGTGAGACATAGTTTGATGCTACATACATGTATACTGCTCAAAGCCAAAGCACCATCAGTATCTACTACTGTAATTGTTTCAATTGAattatgatatatatattttttttattgaataaGATTTATTCTACACCTTTTGTAGGCTTCTGAGGCCTACTTACTTTACAGTAATATACAGTAAATGCATTCATCATTTAAACTTTCAGCCCCAGAGGATAATTATGAATGAATGAGAAAGGGcacatcatttaaaaaaaagaagcaataGATTTTGTAACAGTGATATATTTTTATCCCCAGTAAGCCGGCACCATGAGTACGGACGCGGAGATGGCCCAATATGGCAAGGCCGCCATTTACCTTCGTAAacctgagagggagaggcttGAGGCCCAGGCTGCACCATTTGATTCTAAGAATGCCTGCTATGTGCCTGATGTCAAGGAGTTGTACCTCAAGGGTCTGGTTGTTAAGAGGGATGGTGGGAAGTGTGATGTGAAAGTCCTTATCactgaggaggtaagaggataTTTTGCACAGAATTTTTGTACATCTATATTTTGCAGCCACAGTTACTGACACATTTAAGATGTTTAAAAATGTACAAAAACTATAAAATATTATTGAAATTCACttgaaaaatgtatacattatTCAATTAGTGTAGACTTCATGGATGTAATTGACATAATCTTTCAGGTTAAAACCTTCAAAGAAGAGGAAGTCTTGCAGATGAACCCTCCTAAATATGATAAGATTGAGGACATGGCCATGATGACCTACCTCAGTGAAGCTACTGTCCTGTATAACCTCAAAGAGCGTTATGCCGCATGGATGATCTACGTAAGAAAACTACACATATAGACATGAGCCACCTTAAGGAAGCAAATGACACCCTCAGAATATGTATACTTGAACTTTAATAGCAATATTTCCCTTTACTCTCTGCTCATATGCAGACCTACTCTGGGCTCTTCTGTGCCACGGTGAACCCCTACAAGTGGCTCCCTGTATATGACATGGATGTGGTCAACGCCTACAGAGGGAAGAAGCGTATGGAGGCTCCACCCCACATCTTCTCCGTCTCTGACAACGCCTATCAGTTCATGTTGACTGGTATGGACTCTACTAATGGATGGCTGAATTCAAATATAGATGGATGGATTCTTAGTTGCTACTTGTATCATTTCTGATACATTTATTTGTCAATTGACTTTCAGATAAGGAGAACCAGTCAGTCCTAATCACGTAAGTTTGCAACTTTAATtgactgtatattttatatatgtatatgtatataaataTGAAGACTATAATGCTTAATGACTTAAGATGCTTGACAATACTTATTTTAATTCATTCAAACTAAATCATATTTTTATCATCTAATAAACTAGTGGAGAATCCGGTGCTGGAAAGACTGTCAACACCAAACGTGTCATCCAGTACTTTGCCACCATTGCTGTTTCTGGAggtgagaagaagaaggaaccAATACCCGGCAAAATGCAGGTATGACCTTATATACACTATATAAAGTGCATGCCATCAATTGTTGACCCATCATCGTTTTtacaccccccccaaaaaaaagccaTGGTAGAgttcaagggcgtaggtttcattatacatgAAAACTGTAAATATGTCCTCCCATTTTTTATTAAGAAAATTATATTCACAGGCTGCATCATCAGTTATAAACTAAATCTGTccccccacatttgaaaacaaacataCTCCCTTAGTATAGTTAAAATCTAGTTTATATCTTCAAAATATGTTGTCATTCTTGACAGCAGTCCTGTGGTAGTTTTACATACAGCACAACGTAAATAAACTGTTAGTATATTACTTATATACTCATTCAGCAACTTAAGAGGTTAAGGATTTATGACATATGCACTTTAAGTGGGGGGTACTGTGTTAACTCTGACCAAACATATTAAACTAAAGGTGTTCAAAGATAATATAAAAACAGGGTTAgaccagtggcgattttagactctTTAAAGGGCACACCTCAAGCACACCTAAATTTCCTCTCAGCACcactaaaataaaaaataaattattattatcttaaataTGTTTTAGTGCTCTAATGTAAGAGTTTGCAAACGTGTCTGTTAGTGACAGATGACAAACAATTAcaggttcaaagggctttaaacAGGTTTAATATCCAGTGTCGCCATGCACCTTTAACGTTGGTAGTCTGCCAGTAAAACCAAAGGAGAAGTAGGTAGTTAATTTCATGGTGCAGATTaagaacacaagtcacattctcattgggggctgagcccccctaaaggtctgatcctagaatcgcccctgggtTAGACCTAGTCTAGAGGAAGCGTTCCAGGAGTGAATGACTAAAGACGAAGTGACGAGAGAATTATTTTGGATGATTGGTGATCAGTCTTAATGACCAACTGGTTTGTATCCCTTCAGGGTTCCCTTGAGGATCAGATCATTGCAGCTAACCCTCTACTGGAGTCCTATGGTAATGCCAAGACAGTGAGGAATGACAACTCATCTCGCTTTGTaagtttggagaaaaaaaaaaaaaaaaacattttacactAACTTAGAAATCAATAGGATACATTGAAAAGgccctctcttttccctttttcAGGGTAAATTCATTAGGATTCACTTCCACATGAATGGGAAACTGGCAAGTGCTGACATTGAGACCTGTAAGTAGGTTTGGATTATTTCCCAGTTGATCCTTCAAATAAATGTTGGTGTCCATTCAAATTGTTCTAATTTTTCTCTATCCTTTCAACCATGTCTCTCACAGACCTGCTGGAGAAGTCCAGAGTAAGTTTCCAGCTGCCTGATGAGAGAGGCTATCACATCTTCTACCAGATGATGACTAACCACAAACCTGAGCTTGTTGGTGAGGCTTTACTCCTTTGTCCACTCATTGAGGGTTCAGCCTTTTACATAAAATGTACACATGCCTTGGGTGATCATAATTTTAGTTTTGTCTCCACAGAAATGTCGCTTATCACCACCAACCCCTATGACTACCCCATGATCAGCCAGGGTCAGATCACTGTGGCCAGTATTGATGACACAGTCGAGCTTGATGCCACAGATGTAAGTCACTAAAAGGCTTGAAAATCATAATGTATTGGTGGTTTAATGTAAACTTTCTTTGCCCCTCCAGGATGCTATTGACATCTTGGGCTTCACCGGTGAAGAGAAGATGAGCATCTACAAGTTTACCGGTGCTGTCATGCACCATGGAAACATGCACTTCAAGCAGAAGCAGCGTGAGGAGCAGGCTGAGCCAGATGGCACAGAGGGTAAGCCAAATTGTTTGTATCGATGTTCTAAAGAGCATTCATTTAATTATATTCCTGTGATAAACAttgctcctttctctccccagtGGCTGATAAAATTGGCTACCTTCTGGGTCTGAACTCAGCTGAAATGCTGAAAGCCCTGTGCTACCCCAGAGTGAAGGTCGGCAATGAGTATGTGACCAAGGGTCAGACAGTGCCTCAGGTAAGGCTTGGAAAAGCATCAGAGCAATTTGACACTTTTACCGACAAGCTGTTAAGAAATAAAGCTTGATTGTAATATTCATTTTAGCATAGTGTTTTCAATTATTACGGGTAAAAAACAACTCATAAAATGAAATCAATGTTTAAGTGGAACCAACATTATAACACAGGTGAACAATTCCGTGAGTGCTCTGGCCAAGTCCATCTATGAGAGGATGTTCTTGTGGATGGTCGTCCGCATCAACCAGATGTTGGACACCAAGCAGCCAAGGAACTACTACATCGGTGTGCTTGACATTGCTGGTTTTGAGATCTTTGACGTGAGTTTGAGATTGGTCATTATGGCAATATTTGAAAGATTATTAGAAATATATTCAAAAGTGGTTTATTTTGTGTGTCATTAAACTATACAGATACTATTGACTATATTTTAATGATTCGATTTAGAGGTTCAGATAAAGTAAGAAATACATACGGTATGGTGGGATTGCTCAATAAAGTTCTGCCAAATCTACAGTACAACAGCATGGAGCAGCTGTGCATCAACTTCACCAATGAGAAACTGCAACAGTTCTTCAACCACACCATGTTCGTCCTGGAGCAAGAGGAGTACAAGAAAGAGGGCATTGTCTGGGCTTTTATTGACTTTGGCATGGACTTGGCTGCCTGCATTGAGCTTATTGAGAAGGTGAGGTGTCTGTAAAAACTGTGGATGTTTCATACCTGGCAAGGATACAAGGTTATTCATACATGTAGATAAAGTATGAATAAACTGACATGTTCTTATCATATCACAGTGCTTATTATATGTCTTATTCAATTATGCCGTTTCAGCTCACTGTTATACACAGTATATTTGACTGATAAAAGTATATTTCTACACAGCCAATGGGCATTTTCTCCATCCTTGAAGAGGAGTGCATGTTCCCCAAGGCTTCAGACACTTCCTTCAAGAACAAGCTGTATGACCAGCATCTTGGCAAGAACAAGGCATTTGAGAAGCCTAAACCAGCAAAGAACAAAGCAGAAGCCCACTTCTCTCTGGTCCACTATGCTGGTACAGTGGACTACAATgtcactggctggctggacaaGAACAAGGATCCCCTGAACGACTCTGTGATTCAGCTGTATGGAAAGTCTTCAACCAAACTGTTGGCCGCGCTCTACGTTGCTCCCCCACCTGAGGGTTAGTATGGTTGAATTAGATTACAAACAAACAGGTTCATACATTACACATATTAACATGATTTGTTAATGAATTAACAGTATTGTTCAAGCAACAAGACAATTTCATTTATTATGCTGTCTAACTCCTGACACTCCTATAACAGATACCACAAAGAAAGGAGGCAAGAAGAAGGGAGGTTCCatgcagactgtgtcctctcagtTCAGAGTGAGTGaggtttaaaaatatatatataataaatattatatatataataataatatataaataatagTTTCATGCTGTGATTGTACTTTAATATTAGTGAGCATTTTAGCTTTATTATGAATAATATCTGAGAGTAAAAATGCTTTATAACAACCTTACAGGAGAACTTAGGCAAGCTGATGACCAACTTGAGGAGCACCCACCCTCATTTTGTGCGTTGTCTGATCCCCAATGAGTCAAAGACTCCAGGTAAAACATAGTGTTTTACGTATTATTTATCTTAAGTCATTATTACTTTAAACATAAAGTACATTCATTTCACTATTATTTCTTTGATTAAGTTCCACAAAGTAAAAAGCTGACCCTAAATGTTTCATCCAGGTCTCATGGAGAACTTCCTGGTTATCCACCAGCTGAGGTGTAATGGTGTGCTGGAGGGTATTAGGATTTGCACAAAGGGCTTCCCCAGCAGAATCATTTATGCTGACTTCAAGCAGAGGTAATGTTAAACACAAATGCAACAAAGATATGGTAGATAGATAACAACATAGCAAttaataaaacacatttctccCTATTTCTTCCAAATTTCTCCCTATTCAGATACAAAGTATTGAATGCCGGTGTAATCCCCGAAGGCCAGTTCATGGATAACAAGAAGGCTTCTGAGAAGCTGCTTGGGTCAATTGATGTGAACCATGAGGAGTACAAGTTTGGACACACCAAGGTAACATACCATACACTATTGACGATGGGATACTGGCAACTCATGTTTGTGACCTGCCTAGTTATTAAATATCTAATTTATCTGGTAAATATTCAAAATGCAGTTTAACGTTTTTGAGAGCAATCCAACAATCTTAATAATAAACTAAAATATGACTACATATGAGAAAGGTATTGTATTATAAATCCTAAGCAAGTAATTTCATTGGCATTTATTTGATCCTAACATCATACAACCTTTGCTTTCTACTAAGATAGCAATATGTTAACACTGGAAGTGTTTATGTTGTTTATTTAAGTTTTGTTTTATACCTGTGTCTCAGGTGTTCTTCAAAGCTGGTCTGCTTGGTGTccttgaggagatgagagatgagaagcTTGCTACTCTGGTAACCATGACACAGGCTCTTGCCCGTGGATACGTGATGAGGAAGGAGTTTACCAAgatgatggagaggaggtgagatggaGATGATAACGGGAAAAATATGGATTCAAGTGCATTCAAATCTTGTTTTTTAGGGAGTGATACATTTTGTTTTACTATGAAGCtattgttagaataatgatgTAAACTTGTAATCAAATGATGCAATTACATTGCATAATTTGTATCGAGCTAAACAATTACTGTGTCTATCTCTCATTATCAGAGAGTCTATCTACACCATCCAGTACAATGTCCGCTCATTCATGAATGTGAAACACTGGCCATGGATGAAGGTTTACTACAAAATCAAGCCTCTCCTGCAAAGtgctgagacagagaaggagctggCCAACATGAAAGAGGACTATGAGAAATGTAAAGTTAATCTTACCAAGGCTGAGGCTCgcaagaaggagctggaggagaaaatGGTGTCCCTCATGCAGGAGAAGAATGACTTGGCTCTCCAAGTTGCATCTGTGagtgagccacacacacacacacacacacacacacacacacacacaccacattcaaGTCTAACTAACCTCTGTTATTCTCAGGAAGCAGAGGGTCTGAATGATGctgaggagagatgtgagggtcTGATCAAGAGCAAGATCCAGCTGGAGGCTAAACTCAAAGAGACAACAGAAAggctggaggatgaagaggagatcaATGCTGAGCTGACAGCCAAaaagaggaagctggaggatgAGTGCTCTGAGCTGAAGAAGGACATTGATGATCTGGAGCTTACCCTGGCcaaagtggagaaggagaaacaTGCCACAGAGAACAAGGTATCAACATCTCACCAATAACCAAGCAGTATTTTGTTCAAAAGCACCAAACAATAGTTTTCACTTGAACTAACTTTGTCTTGTGCAGGTTAAAAACCTGACTGAGGAGATGGCATCTCAAGATGAGAGTGTTGCCAAGCTGACCAAGGAGAAGAAAGCCCTGCAAGAGGCCCACCAGCAGACACTGGATGACCTGCAGGCCGAGGAGGACAAAGTCAACACTCTGACCAAGGCCAAGACCAAGCTGGAACAGCAAGTAGATGATGTGAGTAAACTTACCTTTCGTGCACAATTTGGGGTTTTATCCAACTTTGCCTCTATTGGTATTGAATTTTATCTCATATAATAAGTTATTTTTAGGGATTCAGTAGGACAACTGACTAATATAACAAAtattatatattactgtataatGAATAAATAGCTGTTAACATCAAAGCTTTAGTATGAGAAATGCATTTTGTCCTCTAGCTTGAAGGTTCTCTGGAGCAAGAGAAGAAGCTCCGTATggacctggagagaggcaagagaaagctggagggagacctgaaacTGGCCCAGGAGTCCATAATGGACCTGGAGAACGACAAGCAGCAGTCCGATGAAAAGATCAAGAAGTAAGTATTGTATAATCATTAGAGACATTCTTGACATTATATTGATTTCATTTACTCCAGCAATCCTTACATTGAATTTCCACTTCAACATAATAATTTCGACGTCCAATGTTCAACCCCATCTATAGGTCATGCATTTCACATTGATTATTCATGTTACTCACCTTGGATTAATGCAATAATAAAGACCTATGAAACTGAGTTTTGTTTCTAATTATACTAATCAGATAACCTTTGGATTACTTAATTGAATATCTTTATCATTAGGGATAACTAGGCTTTTCTTTTGCAATAATTAACAGAAAAATTATGGATGTGCTTTACAATTTAATCTCAACTCAATGACACAAAACCAAAACCTGACATGGATTAATGTGTGCACTAAAGGAAGGACTTTGAGaccagccagctcctcagcaaggTTGAGGATGAGCAGTCTCTGAGTGCCCAGCTGCAGAAGAAGATCAAAGAGCTCCAGGTGCGCTGTAGTTGCTAAACAAGTAACATTTCCTGTTTTTGCCTTGATGATATTGGACTTGCTTGTCTTTAAAATGCACCTTGTCTATTTAGTCCTTTTCCTCTCGTATGTAGggcagaattttgagactttgatGCTAAATGTTTCCGTCTACTGTAGGCTCGTATTGAAGAGCTGGAAGAGGAGATTGAGGCTGAGCGTGCTGCCAGGGCCAaggtggagaagcagagggcCGATCTGTCCAGGGAACTTGAGGAGAtcagtgagaggctggaggaggctggaggcgcCACATCTGCTCAGATTGAGATGAACAAGAAGCGAGAGGCTGAGTTCCAGAAGCTGAGACGTGACCTGGAGGAGTCCACCCTGCAGCATGAGTCCACAGCCTCAGCCCTGAGGAAGaagcaggctgacagtgtggcagagctgggagagcaGATCGACAACCTGCAGCGCGTCAAACAGaagctggagaaagagaagagtgaaTACAAGATGGAGATTGATGACCTTTCTTCTAACATGGAGGCAGTTGCTAAGGCTAAGGTCAGTGATACAAATAGACCTAAACAGAAGATAGAATATATGTAAAACTGTAACCAAGTAAGCAAAAGGTTTTAGAGTGGGTTACCAAGGTTTGTGGAAAGCCCTTTTATGTTCACCTTTTACTGATTCTAAATTCCCTCTTAAAGGCACGTTTTGTAATTTGATATAATTTACTACATTTTAACAATTTAAAGATTTCACAACTTTAGTAGGAAAACATTGTGTTACACTTAACAGTATAAAGAAAAAAACTATCTATGTGTATCTATGTGATTGAAACATGATGTTTGTTCCACAGGGCAATTTGGAGAAGATGTGCCGTACCCTTGAGGACCAGCTCAGTGAGATCAAGACCAAGAACGATGAGAATGTTCGCCAGGTCAATGACATCAGTGGACAGAGAGCCCGACTCCTCACTGAGAACGGTACGGGACATATTTGTTCAAAGGCCTACATGCAGAAATATGTTCCACAAGGTGTATATTGAAAACAATCAAAACAAGTATAATAGAGAATCAGACTTAAGGAAGAGCTTCCTTAATACCCCACAGGTGAGTTTGGAcgccagctggaggagaaggaagccCTGGTGTCCCAGCTGACCAGAGGCAAGCAGGCCTACACCCAGCAGATTGAGGAGCTCAAGAGGCATgttgaggaggaggtcaaggtaAAACAACTAAAGAAGCCCTATGTTGATCAACTATGACAGTTTTACAGTACAGTGGTTTGCAAATACTCTTTTTTGGTCCCTTACTACTTCACCCACATCTTCAATTATTTTCCTCTCAGGCTAAGAACGCTCTGGCCCATGGTGTCCAATCTGCCCGCCACGACTGTGACCTGCTGAGAGAGCAGtttgaggaggaacaggaggccaAGGCAGAGCTACAACGTGGCATGTCCAAGGCTAACTCTGAGGTGGCTCAGTGGAGAACCAAGTATGAAACTGATGCCatccagaggacagaggagctggaagaggccaAGTAAGTAAAAAATTGTATTCCCTAAGCTCGCAATACATAAAGTTGATAGTAATGTTAGTACCCCAATATAAAGTTACTGTCAACCACTACAAGTTTGAACTCAGGACAGAACACCATTGTGATACTTTTTGTGTCAACAGAAAGAAGTTGGCTCAGCGTCTCCAGGATGCTGAAGAGACCATCGAGGCCACCAACTCCAAGTGTGCCTCTCTGGAGAAGACCAAGcagaggctgcagggagaggtggaggacctcaTGATTGATGTTGAGAGAGCCAATGGCCTGGCTGCAAACCTGGATAAGAAGCAGAGGAACTTTGACAAGGTGAAAAATATTGTGCCAGTTCTACGTTTTATGTAATTGTAAGTGTGGAACATGGATGGACCTAAATCTGCAATTGGGGCTTAAGAACTACATTGACATGCTCATGCCCTGCTTTTGTGCCTTGAGCCTAACGCATTGTTTACAtgttgacattatgtgttaaaggctacgtttgtgtgtgcttcATCCTAGGTTCTTGCAGAGTGGAAGCAGAAGTATGAGGAGGGCCAGGCTGAGCTGGAGGGAGCTCAGAAGGAGGCTCGTTCTCTCAGCACAGAGCTCTTCAAGATGAAGAACTCCTATGAGGAGGCTCTTGACCAACTTGAGACtctgaagagagaaaacaagaactTGCAACGTGAGATAAATGTAGTGTGTGCTGCTTTTGTATTTTTGAAAAGAGAGAATTATTTCCTATTTCACCATATCATTATACTTTGCATTAGTTGATTCACAGAACCATCAACTGGGGGAAAACAGTTTCCTGTCTAACTCGTGTTGGATTCAGTAAACTAAGCTTGCTAATTGAACAAGCTTCTGTTTCAAATCACAGAGGAGATCTCTGACCTGACCGAGCAGATCGGAGAGACTGGCAAAAGCATCCATGAGCTGGAGAAGGCCAGGAAGACAGTGGAGACAGAGAAGTCTGAGATCCAGACGgctctggaggaggctgaggtacAAACTCTCCACAATTTCTAGAATTAAGTGGAAATGATTAACACAATTAAGAATGACATTTGCTAAAACATTCCTTTATTTAGGGAACACTGGAGCATGAAGAGTCCAAGATTCTGCGTGTGCAGCTGGAGCTGAACCAGATCAAGGGTGAGGTGGACAGAAAGCTGGCAGAGAAAgatgaggagatggagcagaTCAAAAGGAACAGCCAGAGAGTGCTGGACTCCATGCAGAGCACCCTGGACTCTGAGGTCCGCAGCAGGAATGATGCTCTGAGAAtcaagaagaagatggagggagacctgaatgAGATGGAGATCCAGCTGAGCCATGCTAACCGCCAGGCTGCTGAGTCCCAGAAGCAGCTGAGGAATGTTCAGGGGCAGCTCAAGGTACTGTGAATGTTGACCATAGTGATGAGTAGACTGCCGTGAACTACATTAATACTTACTTCAGACCATTACTGCAGATCTAGACTCAAAATGGGGGCTCAAATATCCATCTCAGATCatatttgttttggtttggaaaACATGGGTGCATGTATATAGAAGGGCAATTCATAATATCATCCTTACAAAGAACAATACACCTTGC comes from the Osmerus eperlanus chromosome 7, fOsmEpe2.1, whole genome shotgun sequence genome and includes:
- the LOC134023015 gene encoding myosin heavy chain, fast skeletal muscle-like, whose translation is MSTDAEMAQYGKAAIYLRKPERERLEAQAAPFDSKNACYVPDVKELYLKGLVVKRDGGKCDVKVLITEEVKTFKEEEVLQMNPPKYDKIEDMAMMTYLSEATVLYNLKERYAAWMIYTYSGLFCATVNPYKWLPVYDMDVVNAYRGKKRMEAPPHIFSVSDNAYQFMLTDKENQSVLITGESGAGKTVNTKRVIQYFATIAVSGGEKKKEPIPGKMQGSLEDQIIAANPLLESYGNAKTVRNDNSSRFGKFIRIHFHMNGKLASADIETYLLEKSRVSFQLPDERGYHIFYQMMTNHKPELVEMSLITTNPYDYPMISQGQITVASIDDTVELDATDDAIDILGFTGEEKMSIYKFTGAVMHHGNMHFKQKQREEQAEPDGTEVADKIGYLLGLNSAEMLKALCYPRVKVGNEYVTKGQTVPQVNNSVSALAKSIYERMFLWMVVRINQMLDTKQPRNYYIGVLDIAGFEIFDYNSMEQLCINFTNEKLQQFFNHTMFVLEQEEYKKEGIVWAFIDFGMDLAACIELIEKPMGIFSILEEECMFPKASDTSFKNKLYDQHLGKNKAFEKPKPAKNKAEAHFSLVHYAGTVDYNVTGWLDKNKDPLNDSVIQLYGKSSTKLLAALYVAPPPEDTTKKGGKKKGGSMQTVSSQFRENLGKLMTNLRSTHPHFVRCLIPNESKTPGLMENFLVIHQLRCNGVLEGIRICTKGFPSRIIYADFKQRYKVLNAGVIPEGQFMDNKKASEKLLGSIDVNHEEYKFGHTKVFFKAGLLGVLEEMRDEKLATLVTMTQALARGYVMRKEFTKMMERRESIYTIQYNVRSFMNVKHWPWMKVYYKIKPLLQSAETEKELANMKEDYEKCKVNLTKAEARKKELEEKMVSLMQEKNDLALQVASEAEGLNDAEERCEGLIKSKIQLEAKLKETTERLEDEEEINAELTAKKRKLEDECSELKKDIDDLELTLAKVEKEKHATENKVKNLTEEMASQDESVAKLTKEKKALQEAHQQTLDDLQAEEDKVNTLTKAKTKLEQQVDDLEGSLEQEKKLRMDLERGKRKLEGDLKLAQESIMDLENDKQQSDEKIKKKDFETSQLLSKVEDEQSLSAQLQKKIKELQARIEELEEEIEAERAARAKVEKQRADLSRELEEISERLEEAGGATSAQIEMNKKREAEFQKLRRDLEESTLQHESTASALRKKQADSVAELGEQIDNLQRVKQKLEKEKSEYKMEIDDLSSNMEAVAKAKGNLEKMCRTLEDQLSEIKTKNDENVRQVNDISGQRARLLTENGEFGRQLEEKEALVSQLTRGKQAYTQQIEELKRHVEEEVKAKNALAHGVQSARHDCDLLREQFEEEQEAKAELQRGMSKANSEVAQWRTKYETDAIQRTEELEEAKKKLAQRLQDAEETIEATNSKCASLEKTKQRLQGEVEDLMIDVERANGLAANLDKKQRNFDKVLAEWKQKYEEGQAELEGAQKEARSLSTELFKMKNSYEEALDQLETLKRENKNLQQEISDLTEQIGETGKSIHELEKARKTVETEKSEIQTALEEAEGTLEHEESKILRVQLELNQIKGEVDRKLAEKDEEMEQIKRNSQRVLDSMQSTLDSEVRSRNDALRIKKKMEGDLNEMEIQLSHANRQAAESQKQLRNVQGQLKDAQLHLDDAVRAADDMKEQAAMVERRNGLMVAEIEELRVGLEQTERGRKVAEQELVDTSERVGLLHSQNTSLLNTKKKLETDLIQVQGEVDDIVQEARNAEEKAKKAITDAAMMAEELKKEQDTSSHLERMKKNLEVTVKDLQHRLDEAENLAMKGGKKQLQKLESRVRELETEVDAEQRRGVDAIKGVRKYERRVKELTYQTEEDKKNVTRLQDLVDKLQLKVKAYKRQAEEAEEQSNSHMSKFRKVQHELEEAEERADIAESQVNKLRTKSRDSGKAKEAE